From Burkholderia pseudomultivorans, the proteins below share one genomic window:
- a CDS encoding SymE family type I addiction module toxin, with amino-acid sequence MADANHSATVLFLDRFVPTQESSRQGRTFPELRVAGDTPPVLYLWAKLSGRWIDAAGFDPGQRLRIEVTHKRLVITPIDEDSRDVFETRGLADGDAAPKRPLPQDPAMTGDVQ; translated from the coding sequence ATGGCTGACGCGAATCATAGCGCAACCGTACTTTTCCTCGATCGTTTCGTCCCGACGCAGGAATCTTCCCGGCAGGGCCGCACTTTCCCCGAGCTTCGCGTGGCGGGCGATACACCGCCCGTTCTGTACCTGTGGGCGAAGCTGTCGGGCCGGTGGATCGACGCGGCGGGTTTCGATCCCGGGCAGCGCCTGCGGATCGAGGTGACGCACAAGCGGCTCGTCATCACGCCGATCGACGAAGACAGCCGCGACGTTTTCGAAACGCGCGGACTCGCCGACGGCGATGCCGCACCGAAGCGACCCTTGCCGCAGGATCCGGCGATGACGGGGGACGTGCAATGA